In Fusarium oxysporum Fo47 chromosome IX, complete sequence, the following proteins share a genomic window:
- a CDS encoding NADH dehydrogenase 1 alpha subcomplex assembly factor 3, giving the protein MASRSLIRPCSAQRAVCQALIQTPRPRSTTTVFRAATSTVSPRSQATTSSRRLFHALPSRRKDQQPPAQPPPTDFAELDVLGNTPAPSTSVDVCMYDGFGLNSGITVTGGNGVLLIDGEVFNWRPWEAKGSMNLVNKKGQFELPPKAFALFDLLWPRPDLLIIGVGPSIMPLAPETRRLISELGMRIEILDTRNAAAQFNLLATERGVSNVAAALIPIGWKDGVGAE; this is encoded by the exons ATGGCATCACGAAGTCTCATCCGGCCATGCAGCGCACAACGAGCAGTGTGCCAAGCTCTCATCCAGACGCCGCGACCTAGATCCACGACTACAGTTTTCAGAGCCGCCACCTCGACAGTCTCACCTCGTTCTCAAGCCACTACATCAAGTCGTCGACTCTTCCACGCCCTTCCGAGCCGGAGAAAGGACCAACAGCCACCAGCACAACCTCCCCCGACCGACTTTGCCGAGCTCGACGTGCTTGGCAACACTCCAGCGCCTTCAACTTCGGTCGACGTGTGCATGTATGATGGATTTGGACTGAACAGCGGCATCACTGTGACGGGCGGTAATGGCGTTTTGTTGATTGATGGCGAGGTATTCAACTGGCGCCCATGGGAGGCTAAGGGCTCAATGAATCTTGTCAACAAGAAGGGCCAGTTTGAGCTACCACCAAAGGCATTTGCGCTATTTGATCTTCTATGGCCTCGACCTG atcttctcatcattggAGTCGGCCCATCTATTATGCCATTGGCACCCGAAACGAGACGACTTATATCGGAACTTGGTATGCGAATCGAAATCCTAGACACGAGAAATGCAGCAGCGCAGTTCAACTTGTTGGCCACAGAACGAGGTGTTTCGAACGTAGCAGCTGCTCTGATACCCATTGGATGGAAGGACGGTGTTGGAGCGGAATGA
- a CDS encoding ribosomal protein L34Ae has product MVNHRVTYRRRNGWNTRSNTTRTIRTPGGELRVLHIKKRGTVPKCGDCGSKLSGIPALRPREYSQISKPQKTVQRAYGGSRCGNCVRDRIVRAFLIEEQKIVKKVLKEQEQSQKKK; this is encoded by the exons ATGGTTAACCACAGAGTCACCTACCGCCGCCGCAACGG TTGGAACACGAGAAGCAACACTACCCGTACCATACGTACCCCCGGTGGTGAGCTCCGCGTGCTGCACATCAAGAAGCGAGGCACCGTCCCCAAGTGTGGTGACTGCGGTTCCAAGCTCTCAGGC ATTCCCGCTCTCCGACCCCGCGAGTACTCTCAGATCTCCAAGCCCCAGAAGACCGTCCAGCGCGCCTACGGTGGTTCCCGATGCGGTAACTGTGTCCGCGACCGTATCGTCCGAGCTTTCCTCATTGAGGAGCAGAAGATCGTCAAGAAGGTGCtcaaggagcaggagcagagccagaagaagaaataa
- a CDS encoding chitin synthase-domain-containing protein produces the protein MANLHVSEADTAKRTSNSWRSPTHQEKSCHPLHSFFTKGSNNKYVLKDNDGHFHDASLGDILERTSQDDARSSDESIGPSLFTSSLSYKSSFAQASISQSSSNLPTKPSSPSLGESSHQRDLIIPRPRLPEPVARRRDSGSVYSVEGVSVQAVDYTATATQTSPRNSILKDNTAPAPKVEIDSESQNLDEYLRKYGQRKVTRQKHTMTAFLISVNFMFIFASWWWPRYYYVYIPFISFPLVLNCIMIASIICFTLKNLIFAEKIIEPDHLEDLIMVMPCYNETLEECTKSLDSLVDQVGIDNHKRGIMVICDGRVRGPGMEKTTAQYLNEDIFVEQLHREKIARAYRAWDGQAMDVEISWGYYKGVPFYCIVKEQNQGKRDSLIVIRSFLYKFNIRNTNPTTIFSSQFLLSMTDWLTQEVKVNQVDHLIGMDADTIFDKVCISELLKESKYPNTVGICGYVAVDFKDGNWNLWSIYQNAEYTIAQGLRRLHQSIATKKVSCLPGCCQLLKICDMTCGDKVLVELFGYYPRPLDGMITRIRATASEDRNHICQLLTTFPEAQTRQALRARAYTDVPHSWSVFLSQRRRWTLGATSNDLLLTTARHCQWWERILAFSNVLTWCLNVFVIASIGCMIVAFMHQPWWIIMAFAGIMIVPLIYYVIMAVWLPQSMLERFQYLFGLFIFVVLGPFLNIAVMVFAVFNMDSFGWGKTRKVIAETPDDQVQEKQRLEDSGSGSASPQLNSRSNQVDETAAGVTVRRPTVVYVPPIAQHR, from the exons ATGGCGAATTTGCATGTTTCAGAAGCTGATACTGCTAAGAGGACT AGTAACTCCTGGAGAAGCCCAACCCATCAGGAAAAGAGCTGTCACCCCCTCCACTCGTTCTTTACCAAGGGTTCAAACAACAAATATGTTCTCAAAGACAATGATGGTCACTTCCATGATGCATCTCTGGGAGATATCCTGGAGAGAACTAGTCAAGACGACGCAAGATCGTCTGACGAAAGCATTGGCCCCTCATTGTTCACTTCCTCCCTCTCATACAAGTCTTCCTTTGCCCAGGCATCCATCTCCCAATCCTCGTCCAACCTTCCCACTAAGCCAAGCAGTCCTTCTCTTGGAGAGTCTTCTCACCAAAGAGACCTCATCATTCCTCGTCCAAGGCTACCTGAACCAGTAGCTCGACGACGGGATAGCGGGTCGGTGTATAGCGTTGAAGGTGTCTCAGTCCAGGCCGTTGACTACACTGCGACTGCCACTCAAACCTCTCCCCGCAACTCAATCCTGAAGGACAATACCGCTCCTGCCCccaaggttgagattgaCTCTGAGTCTCAGAACTTGGATGAGTACCTGAGGAAGTATGGTCAGAGGAAAGTCACTCGGCAAAAGCACACCATGACTGCATTTCTGATTTCTGTCAA TTTTATGTTTATCTTCGCCTCCTGGTGGTGGCCTCGCTATTACTATGTCTACATCCCATTCATCTCATTCCCCCTTGTTCTCAACTGCATCATGATTGCCTCCATCATCTGTTTTACTCTCAAGAATCTCATCTTTGCTGAGAAGATAATTGAGCCCGATCACCTTGAAGATCTCATAATGGTCATGCCTTGTTACAATGAAACCCTGGAGGAATGCACCAAATCTCTAGATTCCCTGGTTGATCAAGTTGGCATTGACAACCACAAGAGGGGTATCATGGTCATTTGCGACGGCCGTGTCCGCGGCCCTGGAATGGAGAAAACGACAGCCCAGTACCTCAATGAAGACATTTTTGTCGAGCAACTTCACCGTGAGAAGATCGCCAGAGCTTATAGAGCCTGGGATGGTCAAGCCATGGATGTCGAGATCTCATGGGGTTACTATAAGGGCGTCCCATTCTACTGCATTGTCAAAGAGCAAAATCAGGGGAAACGCGATAGCCTCATTGTTATCCGCTCGTTTTTGTACAAATTCAACATCAGAAACACCAACCCCACGACCATATTTTCTTCGCAATTTCTGCTCTCAATGACTGACTGGCTTACACAAGAAGTCAAGGTCAATCAAGTGGACCATTTGATTGGCATGGATGCAGACACCATTTTTGACAAGGTCTGCATTTCAGAGCTGCTCAAAGAATCAAAATACCCAAATACTGTGGGCATCTGTGGCTATGTTGCGGTCGATTTCAAGGACGGCAATTGGAATCTGTGGTCAATCTATCAGAATGCCGAATACACAATTGCTCAAGGCTTGAGACGACTGCATCAATCCATTGCCACGAAAAAGGTCTCATGCCTGCCAGGATGTTGTCAGCTGCTAAAAATCTGCGACATGACTTGCGGTGACAAGGTCCTTGTTGAGCTGTTTGGATATTATCCTAGACCGCTTGATGGCATGATCACACGCATCCGAGCCACCGCTTCTGAAGACAGAAATCATATCTGTCAGCTTCTTACAACATTCCCAGAGGCACAAACTCGACAGGCTCTGAGAGCTCGAGCGTACACGGATGTGCCTCATTCTTGGAGTGTTTTCTTGTCCCAACGCCGCCGGTGGACACTTGGAGCTACAAGCAACGATTTGTTGTTGACAACAGCAAGACATTGCCAATGGTGGGAACGAATTCTTGCGTTTTCTAATGTCCTTACTTGGTGTCTCAATGTCTTTGTAATTGCTTCTATCGGATGCATGATCGTTGCTTTTATGCATCAGCCGTGGTGGATCATCATGGCCTTTGCAGGCATTATGATCGTACCACTCATATACTACGTCATCATGGCTGTCTGGCTCCCTCAGTCGATGCTGGAAAGATTTCAGTATCTTTTCGGCCTTTTCATATTCGTTGTTCTCGGACCATTTTTGAATATTGCAGTCATGGTATTTGCTGTTTTTAACATGGATAGCTTTGGCTGGGGCAAGACTAGGAAGGTCATCGCTGAAACCCCTGACGACCAGGTCCAGGAAAAGCAAAGACTAGAGGACTCTGGCAGTGGCTCAGCCTCACCACAGCTGAATAGCAGAAGTAACCAAGTTGATGAGACTGCAGCGGGAGTAACAGTCCGGAGGCCGACTGTAGTATACGTGCCGCCAATTGCTCAACACCGGTAG
- a CDS encoding glycoside hydrolase superfamily, with protein MSNQYINAVYYPSWRCYKERPPSCLDTASITHIFYAFVGVNEDGTLRSIDDWGDNNKVVDGEKGCLAALRKLKGQHPHIKTLVSIGGGSSSKEFPALAASKAARQTFARQIKEFCDAHHFDGVDVDWEHPQTPEAGKDYVLYLQAIRETMPAPKYLLTSALPTGEYCLKHLNLPVVAQLLDFLNLMGYDFTGGWTDVCGHHAQLLPPSNNLNEVYPTLRKSCQRGVDYLTSQGFPNRKIILGIPAYARYFGQARGPGHPFKGSGEIDYCDLPDEWVAGAKVEESIAAASFVDTKGDKGFVSFDVPSTVCVKARYAKAMCLGGLFYWTGAGDRAGPESLVAAGWKTLHSK; from the exons ATGTCGAACCAATACATCAACGCTGTATACTATCCCTCGTGGCGCTGCTACAAAGAGCGTCCTCCTTCATGCCTGGACACTGCTTCAATCACTCACATATTCTACGCCTTTGTCGG TGTTAACGAGGATGGTACACTTCGA TCCATCGATGATTGGGGCGACAACAATAAAGTAGTTGATGGCGAAAAGGGCTGTCTCGCAGCACTTCGCAAGTTGAAAGGCCAGCACCCTCATATAAAGACACTCGTCTCGATTGGTGGTGGCTCTAGCAGTAAGGAATTTCCTGCACTTGCAGCAAGCAAAGCAGCGAGACAAACTTTTGCTCGCCAGATCAAGGAGTTTTGTGACGCCCATCATTTCGATGGAGTTGACG TTGACTGGGAGCACCCTCAAACTCCAGAAGCTGGAAAGGACTATGTTCTGTACCTCCAGGCCATCCGAGAGACCATGCCGGCTCCCAAATACCTGCTGACAAGCGCTCTTCCCACTGGCGAGTACTGCCTCAAGCATCTCAACCTACCAGTCGTAGCGCAACTTCTCgacttcctcaacctcatGGGTTACGATTTCACAGGCGGCTGGACCGACGTCTGTGGCCATCATGCGCAGCTTCTGCCTCCAAGCAACAACCTTAACGAGGTGTATCCCACCCTTCGCAAGTCGTGCCAGCGCGGCGTCGATTACCTGACCTCGCAGGGCTTCCCCAACCGTAAGATCATCCTCGGCATTCCAGCATATGCCAGATATTTTGGACAGGCTCGTGGACCAGGCCATCCTTTCAAGGGCTCAGGCGAGATTGACTACTGCGATTTACCGGATGAATGGGTAGCAGGCGCAAAAGTCGAAGAATCCATTGCAGCGGCATCCTTTGTCGATACCAAAGGAGACAAAGGCTTTGTCTCGTTCGATGTTCCTAGCACTGTTTGTGTCAAGGCGAGGTATGCCAAAGCAATGTGCCTGGGCGGTCTGTTCTACTGGACGGGTGCTGGCGATCGAGCAGGTCCTGAGAGTTTGGTCGCTGCAGGATGGAAGACACTTCATTCCAAGTAG
- a CDS encoding Rad9-domain-containing protein: MALLNFTLSEEGVSAFRDALICLNKFSDDVSLEARKDSFTLTTLNTSKSAYASVRFATTKFFSRYQYQGSHQFRDRFYCTLYIRALISLFRSRTGPDSQRDAEKQTLIDRCDVAIEDGEGVQSRFIARLIFRNGLTSTHRLPFEVSVPVHAKFNKQDAPHHWTISSRTLRQLMDHFGPGIEFLDINTDGDHVNFTCFSEKTVSEDAVLKKPLQTSIAVEADEFDEIDVEDKLHIVISVKDFRAIIQHAGITGNDVSARYSIPTQPIQLSYTGDAMSCEFLVMTIGERGANTGQRTKKGRKNATQNTGPRLEATSRRPSMAPPESQPAPAPAPPPPSLPQHNPTPQMSAARASASRVGAFDLRPSQRPAPPATNRSESLFVEDEGWEPINYEDEELAEDNAKLGWDHSIDPNASDMDTSRFLENLAPVEPQAEIPHPPPTDAESTYIEPTQKLIEVESLALFPD, encoded by the exons ATGGCGCTACTCAATTTTACTCTCAGTGAGGAAGGTGTTTCCGCCTTTCGTGATGCCCTCATCTGCCTGAACAAGTTCAGTGACGACGTTTCACTCGAGGCCCGCAAGGATTCA TTTACTCTCACTACCCTCAACACCTCAAAATCTGCTTACGCAAGTGTCAGATTTGCGACGACCAAGTTCTTCTCCCGGTACCAGTACCAAGGAAGTCACCAATTCCGTGACCGTTTCTACTGCACACTCTATATCCGA GCTCTGATCTCCTTATTTCGAAGTCGTACGGGCCCTGACTCACAAAGAGATGCAGAGAAGCAAACGCTCATCGACAGATGCGATGTTGCAATTGAAGATGGAGAGGGGGTTCAAAGTCGATTCATCGCACGTCTTATCTTTCGAAATGGACTAACTTCCACACACCGTCTGCCATTTGAGGTCTCTGTCCCAGTTCATGCCAAATTCAACAAACAAGATGCTCCTCACCACTGGACAATCTCTTCACGCACATTGCGGCAGCTCATGGATCACTTTGGCCCTGGTATCGAGTTCCTCGATATCAACACTGATGGAGATCATGTAAATTTTACTTGTTTCAGTGAGAAGACTGTGAGCGAGGATG CGGTCTTGAAAAAGCCACTCCAAACGTCAATCGCCGTCGAAGCGGATGAATTCGACGAGATTGATGTCGAAGACAAGCTTCACATTGTAATATCCGTCAAGGACTTCCGCGCTATCATTCAACATGCTGGCATCACAGGCAACGATGTGTCAGCCCGATACTCAATTCCTACACAACCCATCCAGCTTTCGTATACTGGCGACGCTATGTCATGCGAATTTCTCGTCATGACTATTGGCGAGCGCGGGGCCAACACTGGCCAGAGGACTAAGAAAGGACGCAAGAACGCAACCCAGAATACTGGCCCGCGTCTTGAAGCCACATCACGGCGGCCGAGCATGGCTCCTCCAGAGTCACAACCAGCACCCGCGCCAGCGCCTCCTCCCCCATCGTTGCCTCAGCATAATCCAACACCACAGATGAGCGCTGCTAGAGCCAGCGCCTCGCGCGTAGGGGCGTTTGACCTTCGGCCCTCGCAGAGACCGGCACCACCTGCGACTAACAGGTCCGAGAGTCTATTCGTTGAGGATGAAGGTTGGGAACCTATCAATtacgaggatgaagagcttGCGGAGGACAATGCTAAGCTGGGATGGGATCATAGCATCGATCCT AACGCTTCTGATATGGACACGAGCCGCTTCTTGGAGAACCTTGCTCCTGTTGAACCTCAAGCCGAAATTCCCCATCCGCCACCAACAGATGCTGAATCAACATACATTGAACCAACACAAAAGTTGATAGAGGTCGAAAGTCTGGCCCTGTTCCCCGACTGA